The following are from one region of the Syngnathus typhle isolate RoL2023-S1 ecotype Sweden linkage group LG22, RoL_Styp_1.0, whole genome shotgun sequence genome:
- the rev3l gene encoding DNA polymerase zeta catalytic subunit isoform X2 yields MFAVRIVTADYYLASPIRNLDVCYSEFRESDVKKVPVVRIFGATPAGQKTCLHLHGVFPYIYIPYDGHGQQPERYLRLVAFSIDRALNVAMGNPASEVQHIFKVVMVSGMPFYGYHSKEKHFMKIYLYNPQMVKRVCELLQSGAVMNKIYQPHEGHIPYLLQLFIDYNLYGMNLLNLAAVKFRGRQNKEDMLPNPDQQTPITKSSPCTSKLNDSTLGGTFVRWEENAIPCSLVLDEVEKQSTCELEVDAVAVDVLNRLEIDNQVGRNPGLRAIWEDEKQRRREKNKDSQIETPESQERAFVTSTESEQIFMRRLKEILKDNEFDVTPASPVSDGEAFSDLTVHSSFRLTPEEVQCTPASAVEAHRDSERESVRSSGKIPEEAVVDEEAILCLLENSPSFLQASQTSSHSPLLDSSQDRAVIDLLAGLADDCRTPGLHTSQSQSLPSTKNCHYNSDDEEARPELDKEEAQLSVTMSQRWDSEPLERSSLQRSAVKEAQDNFSDEDQESSDDDMEWSANNSLFAHLSIPQFDGAADESSDSSLTDSGSRTQSSLVVTEKIIMTGTRIPGESIHLEPPSSAKIFLECKHSEHSPVHVLDKEQPHFQSKSSQESISECSTGLKVNKKIPYIPPVKHPIPCKTISQPDVSATCVEKEDIHPLYNYDKKASLALDRDDLESFQSNTNKVTKRRKGIKNVETNRLSILQNHRAFSLCYSELRNCSTKTDLDLSQLDRHSPLLRNISSAPPTLENETFFNPQEGEMSKDSEEGDVGELKIRYEDYQENKTEKTIVAQQEAHYKFFPSVILSNCLNRKKPCNKKMPNSCSKVEQAQNRRSRLKLNKKRLSGPSNKLNMDDSSTSDSQVSIGCTSVTPDRPGIGDTEMLVCEDNSAKPESISHEPIIGENSVVVAPSFSEEAKDTSEDTLSLLQDLATKVTCTKASSLPGSKYTLRTKRKMLYDSDGEYSGGTRSKNVAPGKERLKGCGIRSGQEIKSQKRRKKEPPVIIKYIIINRFKGEKNMLVKMCKVNAEEKRVTLTKDKLDQYNQLAPLKNFWPKLPESTAVEFPVPESKTKKQYKQKSKVNPANQKSGDSVSKLQVGPGERVKRTKSCEKRHTDGVFELGYLSDRAQSPTDSKPPQPWSPTDPLRTSKQLKNTLIDPCLSFAQQMPQSSSKVTKKRCTPKSTDAKKKDKNSAIEPSGEDPKKASQNVKAPPRQRRKAAGSVEPINPSENKPKPSRSYKKKAGNPKNHVVFPDNSSANQTTCTTVQSVEPKLENNEVSIMEASQNTVPHVQIVKVEPSMEEFQISKASISQTPSLENAKPNRSQPPCSLAVLKKLYQKSQRGQTKSQPDAINQSTAGPHSGASLDPATERAKPRKPAPRKPRAPKSTTPKDPKRRMRKGKSNTQSSVSDVSLLFPSDPDMDSCNLMEDSLSPELPPNYSFDINAIDQTQFSSPYSGTQFVLTDQILPVKFLSDASQEAVSAHALAFKKLQRLSGYGEELKQDSEWHKVKPASPDLFDRSEQGPSPSNHLTFIDSDKLQNRDCDLASINANTLSPFQDFDCEGKDLLFSSCEPALPLSLSSACFASNESSPTGDLLEGIDVLTSTTPSSSPCSVSSLSQVRASQSRGPGGGANILKPLMCPPSREEILSTLLDLEISEATFQEPFCSDPSDAPGKPMEVGGRKLAVETRLVKELKEFSGELSLEGLHFWKTAFSAMTHYTAAPMPSEPAQGAQPGKGQAVTDPPGMTGEKQVVLVPCKMPPSRERVQLWLEARKQYETLQKGIRHAELLKKESAAPGCSTSNINLCGKPRLSTPRRRKGNLSLILPPTKNPSDSREMSPISDEGCIHLEEDDERAEDDEASSPDTFELPSWQEPRNSLATDEFNQKRQSEISPEALSPGFSLERVSGNHSVANKEEMSNHDLQSTPFLKKHLKSSEHLEPVCSTPISKEDPVATRIQHRRGSQAEPLRRVLLNTQIKNHFAALNTPKRDNSQIEGPSIANSYGFKVSLQNLKDAKALHEVQHLTLMGMELHARTRRDLEADPEFDPICALFYCLTSDAPLPNVDCSQLTGAIVVHKDHESCDQGHRKPAPLLVRSGVSGLQVKYARDENMLFQELVAVMRRFDPDILFGYEVQMHSWGYLLQRAAVVGVDLCQQLSRVPGDSRDNRFAAERDEYGADTMTEINIVGRIVLNLWRVMKTEVTLNNYTYENVAFHVLHQRFPLYSPRTLSDWFDHNTDLYRWKMVDHYVSRVHGTMQLLLQHDIIGRTSELARLFGIQFFHVLTRGSQYRVESMMLRLAKPLNYIPVTPSMQQRAQQRAPQCLPLIMEPESRFYSNSVIVLDFQSLYPSIVIAYNYCYSTCLGHVDDLGTTDEFKFGCTSLRVSPELLYQLRNDITVSPNGIAFVKSSVRKGVLPSMLEEILNTRIMVKQSMKTYKQEKALMKLLHARQLGLKLIANVTFGYAAANYSGRMPSVEVGDSIVHKARETLERAIKMVNDTKKWGARVVYGDTDSMFVLLKGATKEQAFKIGEEIAEAVTATNPKPVKLKFEKVYLPCVLQTKKRYVGYMYESLDQKEPVFDAKGIETVRRDGCPAVSKILERSIKLLFETRDISQVKQFVQRQCVKVLDGRASMQDLTFAKEYRGSASYRPGACVPALELTRRMMAYDRRLEPRVGERVPYVIVYGMPGLPLIQLVRRPLEVLQDPGLRLNATYYITKQILPPLGRMFQLIGVDVLSWYQELPRIQKASCSYGFGGEDVARKGTISQYFTTLHCPVCDELTQLGVCARCRASPQRVVVTLHQDIRQQEREQEQLLKICKNCSGCAERQVPCVSLDCPVLYKLSRASRQLSKAPYLRQLLDDL; encoded by the exons ATGTTTGCCGTGCGCATCGTCACCGCAGACTACTACCTGGCAAGTCCAATAAGAAACCTGGACGTGTGTTATTCCGAGTTCAGGGAAAGCGACGTGAAGAAGGTGCCAGTGGTGCGGATATTTGGAGCAACGCCCGCAG GTCAGAAGACATGTCTCCACCTTCATGGAGTGTTCCCATACATCTATATCCCATACGATGGTCATGGACAGCAACCGGAACGATACCTGCGTCTGGTGGCCTTCAGCATTGACAGAGCGCTCAACGTTGCCATGGGAAACCCTGCTTCCGAAGTCCAGCATATCTTCAAGGTGGTGATGGTTTCTGGCAT GCCTTTCTATGGATACCACTCCAAGGAGAAGCACTTTATGAAGATATATTTGTACAATCCTCAGATGGTCAAAAG GGTCTGTGAGTTGTTGCAGAGCGGAGCAGTGATGAACAAGATTTACCAGCCCCACGAAGGCCACATCCCATACCTGCTGCAGCTTTTCATCGACTACAACCTGTATGGCATGAACCTGCTCAATCTTGCAGCAGTTAAGTTCCGCGGGCGCCAAAACAAAG AGGATATGCTGCCAAACCCAGACCAGCAGACCCCCATCACTAAATCCAGCCCGTGTACATCCAAACTCAACGACAGCACCCTTGGGGGCACCTTTGTCCGCTGGGAGGAGAATGCCATTCCCTG CTCCTTAgtcctggatgaggtggagaagCAGAGCACCTGTGAGCTTGAAGTTGACGCTGTTGCCGTAGATGTCCTCAACCGTCTCGAGATTGACA ATCAAGTCGGAAGGAACCCCGGCCTACGAGCAATCTGGGAGGATGAGAAGCAGCGAAGGAGAGAAAAGAACAAGGATTCACAGATTGAAACTCCGGAGTCGCAAG AACGTGCATTTGTCACTTCAACCGAGAGTGAGCAAATCTTCATGAGAAGGTTAAAGGAGATTCTGAAGGACAATGAGTTTGATGT GACACCGGCTTCCCCTGTTAGTGATGGCGAGGCTTTCAGTGATCTCACCGTGCATTCCTCATTCCGTTTGACACCAGAGGAAGTGCAGTGTACACCTGCTTCAGCTGTGGAGGCGCACAGGGACTCTGAGCGAG AATCTGTCAGAAGCAGCGGCAAAATCCCAGAGGAGGCTGTTGTTGATGAGGAGGCCATTTTATGTCTACTAGAGAACAGTCCGAGCTTCCTACAGGCCTCTCAGACATCCAGCCACTCACCTTTATTAG ACAGCAGCCAAGACCGTGCCGTGATTGATTTGCTGGCAGGTTTAGCGGATGACTGCAGGACTCCCGGTCTGCACACTTCCCAGTCCCAGTCCCTTCCGAGCACCAAAAACTGTCACTACAACAGTGACGACGAGGAGGCAAGACCAGAGTTAGACAAGGAAGAGGCGCAGCTCAGTGTGACAATGTCACAACGCTGGGACAGCGAGCCCCTTGAAAGGTCATCTTTACAAAG GTCTGCCGTCAAGGAGGCACAGGACAACTTCAGCGATGAGGATCAGGAATCGTCCGATGACGACATGGAGTGGAGCGCTAATAATTCTTTATTTGCTCATTTGTCCATCCCCCAGTTTGATGGGGCAGCAGATGAGAGCAGCG ATTCGTCCTTAACGGACAGCGGCTCCAGAACCCAGTCATCCCTTGTAGTCACCGAGAAGATTATAATGACAGGCACTCGTATCCCAGGCGAGAGTATCCACCTTGAACCCCCATCCTCAGCCAAGATCTTTCTGGAGTGCAAACACTCCGAGCACAGCCCAGTTCATGTTTTGGACAAGGAGCAACCACACTTTCAGTCAAAGAGCAGTCAGGAGAGCATTAGTGAATGTTCAACAGGCTtaaaagtgaataaaaaaattCCCTACATCCCACCCGTCAAACATCCCATTCCCTGTAAAACAATCAGCCAACCGGACGTATCGGCCACCTGCGTGGAAAAAGAGGACATTCACCCTTTGTACAACTATGACAAGAAAGCATCTTTAGCCTTGGATAGAGATGATCTTGAAAGTTTTCAATCCAACACTAATAAGGTCACCAAAAGAAGAAAGGGCATCAAAAACGTCGAAACAAACCGTCTGTCCATACTTCAGAACCACAGGGCGTTTTCCCTCTGCTATTCGGAGCTGAGAAACTGCTCAACCAAGACGGACCTTGACCTAAGCCAGTTGGATCGACATAGCCCCCTCCTGAGAAACATTTCCTCAGCACCTCCAACGCTTGAAAACGAAACCTTTTTTAACCCTCAGGAGGGGGAGATGAGTAAAGATAGCGAAGAGGGAGATGTCGGTGAGCTCAAAATTAGGTACGAGGACTATCAGGAAAACAAAACGGAAAAGACGATCGTAGCGCAACAGGAAGCACACTACAAGTTCTTCCCGAGTGTCATTCTCTCCAACTGCCTAAACCGGAAGAAACCTTGCAACAAAAAGATGCCCAATTCATGCAGCAAAGTAGAACAAGCCCAGAATCGTAGGTCCAGGCTAAAACTAAATAAGAAAAGATTATCGGGACCGAGCAACAAATTAAACATGGATGACAGCTCCACCTCCGACAGCCAGGTTAGCATCGGTTGTACCTCGGTCACACCTGATCGTCCGGGGATCGGGGATACGGAAATGCTAGTTTGTGAGGACAATTCAGCGAAGCCAGAATCCATTTCACACGAGCCGATTATTGGAGAAAATTCGGTCGTCGTTGCTCCTAGTTTCTCAGAAGAAGCTAAAGACACCTCAGAAGACACTTTAAGCCTCCTGCAAGATTTAGCTACTAAAGTAACTTGTACAAAAGCCTCATCCCTGCCTGGTAGTAAATACACTCTGAGGACCAAACGAAAAATGCTTTATGACAGTGACGGCGAATACTCAGGTGGCACACGGTCTAAAAACGTAGCGCCTGGAAAAGAACGCCTCAAAGGTTGCGGTATCCGTAGTGGGCAGGAGATCAAATCCCAGAAGCGACGTAAGAAAGAACCCCCGGTTATCATCAAGTACATTATTATCAACAGATTTAAAGGAGAGAAAAACATGTTGGTGAAAATGTGCAAAGTCAATGCAGAGGAGAAGAGAGTAACACTGACAAAAGACAAGTTGGATCAATACAATCAGTTAGCCCCCTTAAAGAATTTCTGGCCCAAATTGCCGGAATCGACTGCAGTTGAGTTTCCCGTCCCCgagtcaaagacaaaaaaacaatacaagcaAAAGTCTAAAGTCAACCCGGCGAATCAAAAATCAGGCGATAGCGTCTCTAAACTTCAAGTTGGACCGGGTGAAAGGGTCAAAAGGACTAAGAGCTGTGAAAAACGTCACACTGATGGTGTGTTTGAATTAGGCTATCTTTCTGATCGAGCTCAAAGTCCTACAGATTCAAAACCACCTCAACCTTGGTCTCCAACAGACCCTCTTCGAACTTCAAAACAACTCAAAAACACGCTCATTGATCCCTGTCTTAGTTTTGCACAACAAATGCCACAGTCCTCCagcaaagtaacaaaaaagagATGTACTCCGAAATCTACAGATGctaaaaagaaagacaagaatTCTGCCATTGAGCCTTCAGGGGAAGATCCCAAAAAAGCTTCACAAAACGTTAAAGCTCCACCAAGACAAAGGAGGAAAGCAGCGGGTTCAGTTGAACCAATCAATCCATCCGAAAACAAGCCGAAACCTAGCCGATCCTACAAGAAGAAGGCCGGGAACCCTAAAAATCACGTCGTTTTTCCAGATAATTCTTCTGCTAACCAGACGACATGTACGACAGTCCAGTCTGTTGAACCAAAGTTAGAAAACAATGAAGTTTCTATCATGGAGGCCAGTCAGAACACGGTACCACATGTGCAAATTGTGAAGGTAGAGCCTTCCATGGAGGAGTTCCAGATTTCAAAAGCCTCAATCTCTCAGACACCTTCCCTGGAAAATGCAAAACCGAATCGCTCTCAGCCCCCATGCAGCTTGGCTGTCCTCAAGAAACTTTACCAAAAGAGTCAGCGTGGTCAGACAAAAAGTCAACCAGACGCTATCAACCAATCAACCGCCGGACCTCACTCAGGAGCATCGCTTGATCCTGCGACTGAACGAGCCAAACCCAGAAAACCAGCTCCGAGAAAACCCCGAGCTCCCAAATCCACCACCCCCAAAGATCCGAAGCGAAGGATGCGGAAAGGCAAATCAAACACCCAATCCAGCGTGTCAGATGTCAGCTTGCTCTTCCCGTCCGACCCAGATATGGACAGTTGCAATTTAATGGAAGACAGCTTATCCCCGGAGCTCCCACCGAACTATTCATTTGATATCAACGCCATTGATCAGACGCAATTCTCCAGCCCGTACAGTGGTACTCAGTTCGTCCTGACAGATCAAATCTTACCAGTTAAATTCTTGAGCGACGCCAGTCAAGAAGCTGTCTCTGCTCACGCGTTGGCCTTCAAGAAACTACAACGACTGTCGGGTTATGGAGAGGAACTGAAGCAAGACTCCGAGTGGCACAAAGTGAAACCCGCCAGTCCTGATCTCTTTGACCGATCCGAGCAAGGGCCATCTCCATCCAACCACCTCACTTTCATTGACTCTGACAAATTGCAGAACCGAGATTGTGACTTAGCTTCAATCAATGCCAACACCCTCAGCCCCTTTCAAGACTTTGACTGTGAAGGAAAAGATCTCCTATTTTCATCGTGTGAACCTGCCCTACCATTGTCTTTAAGCTCCGCATGCTTTGCCAGCAATGAAAGCTCTCCAACAGGCGATCTCCTGGAAGGCATTGACGTATTGACTTCCACCACACCGAGTAGCTCTCCTTGCTCAGTCAGCTCACTGTCTCAGGTGAGGGCAAGCCAGAGCCGTGGACCAGGGGGAGGAGCAAACATTCTGAAGCCCCTCATGTGCCCTCCGAGTAGGGAGGAGATCCTCAGCACTCTGCTGGACCTGGAGATATCAGAGGCCACCTTCCAGGAGCCTTTTTGCAGCGACCCCTCTGATGCTCCGGGCAAGCCAAT GGAGGTTGGTGGTCGTAAGCTAGCGGTGGAAACCAGACTAGTCAAGGAGTTGAAGGAATTCAGTGGAGAATTGTCTTTAGAGGGCCTGCATTTCTGGAAAACTGCCTTTTCAGCCATGACGCATTATACCGCTGCCCCAATGCCGTCTGAGCCTGCCCAGGGAGCACAACCAGGTAAAGGTCAGGCTGTGACTGACCCCCCGGGCATGACCGGTGAGAAGCAAGTCGTCCTTGTGCCCTGCAAAATGCCGCCGAGTCGGGAACGTGTGCAATTGTGGTTGGAAGCCAGGAAGCAGTATGAGACTTTACAAAAGGGGATAAGACACGCAGAGTTGCTGAAGAAGGAGTCAGCTGCTCCCGGCTGCTCCACTTCAAACATCAACTTGTGTGGGAAACCTCGCCTCAGTACTCCAAGGAGAAGAAAGGGCAACCTGTCACTAATATTGCCCCCCACAAAGAATCCAAGCGACTCTCGAGAAATGAGTCCAATATCAGATGAAGGTTGTATccatcttgaagaagatgatgaaAGAGCAGAGGACGATGAAGCCAGCTCTCCAGACACCTTTGAATTGCCTTCATGGCAGGAGCCCAGGAACAGCTTAGCCACTGATGAGTTCAACCAAAAAAGGCAGAGTGAAATATCTCCTGAAGCCCTCTCACCTGGATTCTCCTTGGAAAGAGTGAGTGGAAATCACAGTGTCGCTAATAAAGAAGAAATGAGCAATCATGATCTTCAGAGCACACCGTTTTTAAAGAAGCATCTGAAAAGCAGTGAACATCTGGAACCTGTGTGCAGCACCCCCATATCTAAAG AAGACCCTGTTGCTACGAGGATACAGCATAGGAGGGGAAGCCAAGCAGAGCCATTGAGAAGAGTCTTACTTAACACACAGATAAAG AACCATTTTGCTGCTTTGAATACTCCAAAGAGAGACAATTCTCAGATCGAAGGTCCTAGCATAGCCAACTCTTACGGCTTCAAAGTCAGCCTGCAAAACCTAAAGGATGCAAAAGCTCTGCATGAG GTCCAGCACCTCACCCTAATGGGTATGGAGCTTCATGCACGAACTCGACGTGACCTCGAAGCTGACCCCGAGTTTGACCCCATATGTGCCTTATTCTACTGCCTGACTTCTGACGCTCCTTTGCCGAATGTAGACTGCTCCCAATTGACAGGTGCAATTGTGGTGCATAAAGACCACGAGAGTTGTGACCAAG GCCACAGAAAACCAGCGCCCCTGCTGGTCAGGTCAGGTGTCTCTGGGCTGCAGGTGAAGTACGCCAGAGATGAGAATATGCTGTTTCAAGAACTGGTCGCCGTCATGAGAAG GTTTGACCCAGATATCCTGTTTGGATATGAGGTGCAGATGCACTCATGGGGCTACCTTCTCCAACGAGCTGCGGTCGTTGGTGTAGACCTCTGTCAACAGCTCTCACGTGTGCCAG GTGACTCGAGAGACAACCGCTTTGCTGCAGAAAGGGATGAGTATGGAGCAGACACAATGACTGAGATCAACATCGTTGGACGAATTGTCCTCAATTTATGGAGGGTGATGAAAACAGAG GTGACGCTGAATAACTACACTTACGAGAACGTGGCCTTTCATGTGCTCCACCAGCGCTTCCCCTTATACAGCCCTCGCACTTTGTCTGACTGGTTTGATCACAACACTGACCTCTACAG GTGGAAGATGGTAGACCATTATGTGAGCCGAGTGCATGGCACTATGCAACTACTTCTGCAGCACGACATCATCGGCAGAACCAGCGAGCTGGCCAGACTGTTTGGGATCCAGTTCTTCCACGTTCTTACTCGAGGGTCACAG TACCGTGTTGAGTCCATGATGTTGCGTTTGGCCAAGCCGCTCAACTATATCCCAGTAACACCAAGCATGCAGCAGCGAGCTCAGCAGAGGGCGCCTCAGTGTCTCCCCCTAATCATGGAGCCAGAGTCGCGTTTTTACAGTAACTCAGTGATTGTCCTGGACTTCCAGTCGCTCTATCCCTCCATCGTCATCGCATACAATTACTGCTACTCCACTTGCCTGGGCCACGTGGACGACTTGGGAAC GACAGATGAGTTTAAGTTTGGCTGCACCTCTTTGCGGGTTTCCCCTGAACTCCTCTACCAGCTCCGAAATGATATCACTGTGTCACCCAATGGCATTGCCTTTGTCAAG TCGTCGGTGCGCAAAGGTGTCCTTCCCAGCATGCTGGAGGAAATTCTCAACACGCGTATCATGGTGAAGCAATCCATGAAAACTTACAAGCAGGAAAAAGCGCTAATGAAGCTGCTGCATGCCCGTCAGCTCGGACTCAAGCTCATCGCCAACGTCACCTTTGGCTACGCTGCCGCCAACTATTCTGGACGCATGCCCAGCGTTGAG GTGGGTGACAGCATAGTCCATAAAGCACGAGAAACTTTGGAGAGAGCCATCAAGATGGTCAATGATACAAAAAAGTGGGGAGCACGTGTTGTGTATGGAGACACTGACAG CATGTTCGTTTTGTTGAAAGGCGCCACCAAAGAGCAGGCCTTTAAGATTGGCGAGGAGATTGCCGAGGCAGTGACTGCAACCAACCCAAAGCCAGTCAAACTCAAATTTGAGAAGGTCTACCTGCCCTGCGTGCTCCAGACAAAGAAGCGCTATGTGGGCTACATGTACGAGAGCCTTGACCAGAAGGAGCCGGTGTTTGATGCCAAAGGAATTGAAACGGTGCGACGTGATGGCTGCCCGGCTGTTTCCAAG ATTCTGGAACGTTCTATCAAGCTGCTTTTTGAGACGCGGGACATCAGCCAGGTGAAGCAGTTTGTTCAGCGCCAGTGTGTGAAGGTTCTGGACGGCCGGGCCAGCATGCAGGACCTAACCTTTGCAAAGGAATATCGAGGCAGCGCTTCCTATCGGCCTGGTGCCTGCGTACCCGCATTGGAACTCACCAG GCGAATGATGGCATACGACCGTCGCCTGGAGCCTCGCGTGGGCGAGCGCGTCCCTTACGTGATTGTCTACGGGATGCCCGGATTGCCGCTCATCCAGCTGGTCCGTCGGCCCTTGGAAGTGCTGCAGGACCCCGGCCTCCGCCTCAACGCCACCTATTACATAACCAAGCAGATCCTACCTCCGCTTGGCCGCATGTTCCAGCTGATTGGCGTCGACGTGCTCAGCTGGTACCAGGAGCTTCCCAGG ATCCAGAAGGCCTCGTGCTCGTATGGTTTCGGCGGAGAGGACGTGGCCAGGAAGGGCACCATTTCACAGTACTTCACCACGCTGCACTGTCCCGTGTGCGACGAGCTGACCCAGCTGGGCGTGTGCGCGCGGTGCCGCGCGTCGCCGCAACGCGTGGTCGTCACCCTCCATCAGGACATAAGGCAGCAGGAGAGAGAACAGGAGCAGTTGCTCAAG ATCTGCAAGAACTGCAGCGGCTGCGCCGAGCGCCAGGTCCCGTGCGTGTCGTTGGACTGTCCCGTCCTTTACAAGCTGAGTCGAGCGAGCAGGCAGCTCTCCAAGGCGCCGTACCTGCGACAGCTGCTCGACGACTTGTGA